Proteins found in one Labrenzia sp. VG12 genomic segment:
- a CDS encoding sigma-54 dependent transcriptional regulator: protein MTDTSDPVPVLIVDDDPSMRAALRQWIRLAGFETREVATADQAIAQLNPGFEGCVVTDVMLEGEDGMSLLRRIKDLDADLPVVLITGHGDVPMAVDAMRAGAYDFVEKPFDPDHIAEVVRRACDKRTLILENRSLRTQLEESAGLESRLIGASPAMQALRQQILHFARTDAAVLITGETGTGKEVIAQALHDFSPRQGGPFMAINAAALPEAMVEAELFGHEAGAFTGADRQRTGRIEAASGGVLFLDEIVSMPLALQPKLLRVLQEKKIDRIGGTKPVEVDIRLISAANIEPAEAVQSGRLREDLLFRLNTIELRVPPLRERGRDALLLFDTFLNRFAVQYGLEAPVTSARDEAFLQTYSWPGNVRELRNAAERFVLNAPVSPQPLETLVTGQRDPSAALAGGGLKELMDAYERNLIEGALRRHGGRISDVMNELNLPRRTLNEKMTRLGLSREQVGQSDAAES, encoded by the coding sequence ATGACAGATACCTCCGATCCCGTTCCCGTCCTGATCGTTGACGATGATCCGTCCATGCGCGCGGCATTGCGGCAGTGGATCCGGCTGGCCGGCTTTGAGACCCGCGAGGTGGCAACCGCCGATCAGGCCATTGCGCAGTTGAACCCGGGTTTTGAAGGCTGCGTTGTGACCGACGTCATGCTGGAAGGCGAGGACGGCATGTCCCTGTTGCGCCGGATCAAGGATCTCGACGCCGACCTTCCCGTCGTCCTCATCACTGGCCATGGCGACGTGCCGATGGCTGTGGATGCCATGCGGGCCGGCGCCTATGATTTTGTCGAAAAGCCGTTCGATCCCGATCACATTGCCGAGGTGGTGCGCAGGGCCTGTGACAAGCGCACCCTGATCCTGGAAAACCGGTCCTTGCGAACGCAGCTGGAAGAGAGCGCCGGTCTGGAAAGCAGGTTGATCGGGGCAAGTCCGGCGATGCAGGCACTGCGCCAGCAGATCCTGCATTTCGCCAGGACCGATGCGGCCGTCCTGATCACCGGTGAGACGGGAACCGGCAAGGAGGTCATTGCCCAGGCGCTGCACGACTTCTCTCCCCGGCAGGGTGGGCCTTTCATGGCGATCAATGCCGCGGCCTTGCCGGAAGCGATGGTCGAAGCAGAACTGTTCGGGCATGAAGCCGGCGCGTTTACCGGCGCGGATCGTCAGCGTACTGGCCGGATCGAAGCGGCCAGCGGTGGTGTCCTGTTCCTGGACGAGATCGTGTCGATGCCGCTTGCCCTGCAGCCCAAACTGCTGCGGGTGCTGCAGGAAAAGAAGATCGACCGGATCGGCGGCACAAAGCCGGTGGAGGTCGATATTCGCCTGATCAGCGCCGCCAATATCGAGCCCGCAGAGGCGGTTCAGTCGGGACGTCTGCGAGAGGATCTGCTGTTTCGCCTCAACACGATCGAACTGCGCGTGCCGCCGCTGCGCGAACGGGGACGGGATGCTCTGCTCTTGTTCGACACGTTTTTGAACCGTTTTGCCGTTCAATACGGACTGGAAGCACCGGTGACCAGCGCCCGCGACGAAGCCTTCCTGCAGACCTATTCCTGGCCGGGCAATGTCCGCGAGCTGCGCAATGCCGCGGAACGGTTCGTGCTCAACGCACCTGTCAGCCCGCAGCCTCTGGAAACGCTGGTGACGGGTCAGCGCGATCCATCCGCGGCACTTGCCGGCGGCGGGTTGAAGGAACTCATGGACGCCTATGAGCGCAATCTGATCGAAGGGGCGCTCCGCCGGCATGGCGGTCGGATTTCCGATGTCATGAACGAGTTGAACCTGCCGCGCCGGACGCTCAACGAAAAGATGACCCGCCTTGGATTGAGCCGCGAGCAGGTGGGCCAGTCGGACGCTGCGGAGAGCTAA
- a CDS encoding universal stress protein, with product MPIKDILTILDLAGDQPAAKYALEFGRNYDAHVTGLAVSFEPVVPAFAAAPMPVDYLQAAHEQAVAAANEAKKEFDELARLAAVKNESRMAEILTGGPLENVLVHCRPTDLVVIGQANPDQPEPMRELLIETILFESGVPVLLIPYIGSKTFQPQNVLVGWDGSSTATRAIHAALPVLEKAEKITLLVIEKKATTENGQPGADVANYLARHNMNVTIEVVTNPQAGIADTVLNHVSDNSNDLVVMGGYGHSRMREFLFGGATREILEAMTVPVLMAH from the coding sequence ATGCCAATCAAAGATATTTTGACCATTCTGGATCTTGCCGGCGACCAACCGGCGGCCAAATACGCTCTGGAATTCGGCCGCAACTACGATGCGCATGTCACGGGTCTCGCGGTTTCCTTCGAGCCGGTCGTTCCGGCTTTTGCCGCCGCACCGATGCCCGTGGACTACCTGCAGGCTGCGCATGAGCAGGCTGTCGCGGCAGCCAACGAGGCGAAAAAGGAATTTGACGAACTGGCGCGCCTGGCAGCCGTGAAGAACGAAAGCCGCATGGCGGAGATCCTGACCGGCGGCCCGCTGGAGAACGTTCTGGTACATTGCCGCCCGACAGACCTCGTCGTCATCGGGCAGGCCAATCCGGACCAGCCCGAACCCATGCGGGAACTGCTGATCGAAACGATCCTGTTCGAGAGCGGCGTGCCTGTGTTGCTGATCCCCTATATCGGCAGCAAGACCTTCCAGCCTCAGAACGTGCTGGTCGGCTGGGATGGCAGCTCGACAGCGACGCGTGCGATCCACGCCGCACTGCCGGTTCTGGAGAAGGCGGAAAAGATCACGCTTCTGGTGATCGAGAAAAAGGCGACCACGGAGAACGGCCAGCCCGGCGCCGATGTCGCGAACTATCTCGCCCGCCACAACATGAATGTCACGATCGAAGTGGTCACCAATCCGCAGGCCGGAATTGCCGATACGGTGCTCAACCATGTCAGCGACAACAGCAATGACCTTGTGGTCATGGGTGGCTATGGTCACAGCCGCATGCGTGAATTCCTGTTCGGCGGCGCGACCCGGGAAATCCTGGAAGCCATGACCGTACCGGTTCTGATGGCGCACTGA
- a CDS encoding C4-dicarboxylate TRAP transporter substrate-binding protein, with protein sequence MLFSLKSATAVSAFALTAIFATETLAADVTWNVSLWGKRRAFTEHVEKLAQEVSDKTGGKFEIKLHYGGALSKSRENLDGISFGAFEMAQFCASYHADKNPTLTVLELPFLGVSDLETEVKVSKALYDHPAVQKDLGRWNAKLLMPSPMPQYNFAGKGEVPGSVSDFDGMRVRALGGLGKLMEAAGAVPTSVTASETYQAIDSGTVQAAGFAPHAHLSFKVVEVADWWTKNLNPGTVHCPVVVNVDAYNALPDDFKAALDESVDPAIAHYLDTYAKVYDKWWPELEARGITQVEFSDDELAAFAEKAGPIHDAWIEEQTANGLPAQELLDMVKKTIAE encoded by the coding sequence ATGCTCTTTTCACTCAAGTCCGCGACCGCTGTCTCCGCGTTCGCGCTGACCGCCATTTTCGCCACTGAAACCCTTGCGGCCGACGTCACCTGGAACGTGTCGCTCTGGGGCAAGCGCCGTGCTTTCACCGAGCATGTCGAAAAGCTGGCTCAGGAAGTCTCCGACAAGACCGGCGGCAAGTTCGAAATCAAGCTGCACTACGGCGGCGCGCTGTCCAAGTCTCGCGAAAACCTTGACGGCATCTCCTTCGGCGCGTTTGAAATGGCCCAGTTCTGTGCCTCTTACCACGCCGACAAGAACCCGACCCTGACCGTTCTGGAACTTCCGTTCCTCGGTGTTTCCGATCTGGAAACCGAAGTAAAGGTCTCCAAGGCACTCTATGACCATCCGGCTGTTCAGAAAGACCTCGGCCGCTGGAACGCGAAGCTGCTGATGCCGTCTCCGATGCCGCAGTACAACTTCGCCGGCAAGGGCGAAGTCCCGGGCTCCGTTTCCGACTTTGACGGCATGCGCGTGCGCGCATTGGGCGGTCTTGGCAAGCTGATGGAAGCCGCCGGCGCCGTGCCGACTTCCGTGACCGCGTCCGAAACCTACCAGGCCATCGACAGCGGCACCGTCCAGGCAGCCGGTTTTGCACCGCATGCCCACCTGTCCTTCAAGGTGGTGGAAGTTGCCGACTGGTGGACCAAGAACCTCAACCCGGGCACCGTGCATTGCCCGGTTGTCGTGAATGTCGACGCCTACAACGCCCTGCCGGATGACTTCAAGGCAGCGCTTGACGAGTCGGTCGATCCGGCAATTGCGCATTACCTCGACACCTACGCCAAGGTCTACGACAAGTGGTGGCCGGAGCTGGAAGCCCGCGGCATCACCCAGGTCGAGTTCTCCGATGACGAACTGGCCGCCTTTGCTGAAAAAGCCGGCCCGATCCATGACGCCTGGATCGAAGAGCAGACCGCCAACGGCCTGCCGGCCCAGGAACTGCTCGACATGGTCAAGAAGACCATCGCCGAATAA
- a CDS encoding ATP-binding protein, protein MSRRWLYLALPPFLLVVAGFVLVQLFLELDEDAIDRKAAERLTLYRQTILGEYQKYRYLPYMIARDPRATSALGLGQPVESANRFLEEMALNSGVELLYVMNSEGTTLAASNWREELSLVGRNYGFRPYFKSAIQGEEGSFFAIGATSDEPGLFLARPTPVSGAPIGVAVVKVDMGPLEEAWAEGGETVFASDANGVIFLSSQPDWRYRTLFELPDEVRETIEATRQYAGRELNPVSDQSLRAHQQISIDGKAFRHNAAEVGLLGWQLHFLVPVEEARRSVLPIWAVTITLCLIYAVIVLVLRGRRLRKASALLRQESAGLKELNTRLVEEIQERRRVERELLEAQRGLARSSRLAAVGEMSAAVVHELSQPLSALRMFVAGTRKFLEKGDTSTAAENLDEIDSLQMRMASLTQELKRFARPGESRIEKIDLRESVRVAEKIVRPRFEETGVMLDLDLPEEPLEAETAPLRIEQILVNLLRNGADATAGEEQGVVTLRAQRKNGQVIMQISDNGPGIPEDLRERIFDPFFSTKASSGGMGLGLAISIRLAEDLGGDLSVRANAPKGALFELHVPALTDDAAGGDLLPEAKPEAAE, encoded by the coding sequence ATGTCGAGACGTTGGCTTTATCTGGCCCTGCCGCCGTTCCTGCTTGTGGTGGCAGGCTTTGTGCTGGTTCAGCTCTTCCTGGAGCTGGATGAGGACGCGATTGACCGCAAGGCGGCCGAACGCCTGACGCTCTATCGCCAGACGATCCTCGGCGAATACCAGAAATATCGTTACCTGCCCTACATGATCGCACGGGATCCCCGCGCGACCTCCGCGCTGGGTTTGGGGCAGCCAGTGGAGAGCGCCAACCGGTTCCTGGAGGAAATGGCGCTGAATTCAGGCGTTGAATTGCTCTACGTCATGAACTCGGAAGGCACCACGCTTGCAGCCAGCAACTGGCGCGAAGAGCTGTCGCTGGTCGGGCGCAATTACGGCTTCCGGCCCTATTTCAAATCTGCAATCCAGGGGGAAGAGGGCAGTTTTTTTGCCATCGGGGCAACATCCGACGAACCCGGTCTGTTTCTGGCCCGGCCGACACCGGTCTCCGGCGCGCCGATCGGTGTGGCAGTTGTCAAGGTTGACATGGGGCCACTGGAAGAGGCCTGGGCGGAGGGCGGCGAAACCGTGTTCGCGTCCGATGCCAATGGTGTGATCTTCCTGTCGAGCCAGCCGGACTGGCGCTACAGGACGCTGTTTGAACTGCCGGACGAGGTGCGCGAAACCATCGAGGCCACCCGGCAATATGCGGGCCGCGAGCTCAATCCGGTCAGCGATCAGTCCTTGCGCGCCCATCAGCAGATCAGCATCGATGGCAAGGCCTTCCGGCACAATGCGGCCGAGGTTGGCCTTTTGGGATGGCAGCTTCATTTTCTGGTGCCGGTGGAAGAGGCGCGCAGGAGCGTGCTGCCGATCTGGGCGGTGACGATCACGCTCTGTCTGATTTACGCGGTGATCGTGCTTGTGCTGCGCGGCCGCAGGCTTCGCAAGGCCTCGGCCTTGCTGCGCCAGGAATCGGCCGGACTGAAGGAGTTGAACACGCGGCTCGTGGAGGAAATCCAGGAGAGGCGCCGCGTGGAACGGGAGCTCCTGGAAGCGCAGCGGGGCCTTGCCCGTTCCAGCCGCCTGGCGGCCGTTGGCGAAATGTCGGCAGCGGTCGTGCACGAGCTGAGCCAGCCGTTGTCTGCGCTGCGCATGTTTGTCGCCGGCACACGCAAGTTTCTGGAAAAGGGGGACACGTCGACGGCCGCTGAAAACCTGGACGAGATCGACAGCCTGCAGATGCGCATGGCCAGCCTGACGCAGGAACTGAAGCGCTTTGCCCGTCCGGGCGAAAGCCGGATCGAGAAGATCGACCTGAGGGAAAGCGTGCGGGTCGCGGAAAAGATCGTAAGGCCGCGCTTTGAGGAAACAGGCGTGATGCTTGATCTCGACCTGCCTGAGGAACCTCTTGAGGCGGAGACCGCGCCGCTCCGGATCGAACAGATCCTGGTAAACCTGTTGCGCAATGGCGCCGATGCCACGGCGGGCGAGGAACAAGGTGTGGTTACACTGCGTGCTCAGCGGAAGAACGGGCAGGTGATAATGCAGATTTCCGACAATGGCCCCGGTATTCCGGAAGATCTGCGCGAACGGATTTTCGATCCGTTCTTCTCCACCAAGGCCAGTTCCGGTGGCATGGGGCTCGGTCTTGCGATCTCCATTCGGCTCGCCGAGGATCTGGGCGGTGACTTGTCAGTGCGCGCGAATGCGCCTAAGGGAGCGCTGTTCGAACTTCATGTGCCGGCGCTGACGGATGACGCTGCCGGCGGCGACCTGTTGCCTGAGGCAAAACCCGAAGCTGCCGAATGA
- a CDS encoding bifunctional acetate--CoA ligase family protein/GNAT family N-acetyltransferase, protein MTIRNLEGFFEPGSIAVIGPCRHPGVLTQKLVACLQEIEAGHPVTLVGIDEDVPFHGKSVRSVDALEACPDLAIYLATAEAAPEIIAKLAAGGTKAVLIPSPGYETWPEELMQACREAAQTSNLRLIGPGTLGLAVPARRLNALLSAEAPEKGEVAFISRSGAVLNATLSWAKAHRTGFSAVVSLGARMDVDIGDLIDYFAQDYRTRAIVLHLEGIAVPRKFISAARAAARSKPVIVIRSGKSRDSGGTGRTHAGRLARTDMVYETVFRRTGLLRVHDLDEMFEALETLSHIRVPRCENLAVIANGRSLASLAVDRMLDLGGQFADLGEETRSALSEISRTYADLDGTPAAGGSVILKESVTPENITDAITTVLKDPQVDGAIVLQAASAFQPLPAIAKAISDAATADRRRTGRRKALVAGLIGGDGAVRAALSDSRIPNYASPAEAARSLMHLAHDAQAREFLMAVPPSLPSSFTPDIQAARAVVEAALEEGRTWLSPPEVVSVLTAYDLPIMATEMAETPDGAAELSRKFFEKSGHCVAKLISPDLPFKSHIDGVRLGLESPDAVRHAAAELIEKTSCAFPEARIAGISIHPMLEDRHGMELYMGLAETREFGPVLVFGHGGTSIEENIDIALELPPLDLNLAEAMIGRTRVARLLEGGPARPALDKAALGAALVKLSQITIDIPEIQELDINPMVSLPSGLIALDARMTLCHSEKRPGRTGASRLAIAPYPQEWEQTLTLKGERNVFVRPVRPEDEDLFKAFFEAVTPEDLRLRFFAPVRDFSHRFLARLTQLDYARAIAFAAIDPEDGKLLGVVRLHADPDHQTGEYAVMVRSDLKGLGLGWALMKLIIRYAKADGIETIKGEVLKENTSMISMCQALGFTVGTSPDDPGIALVTLPVKDVPEEM, encoded by the coding sequence GTGACCATTCGCAATCTGGAAGGTTTTTTCGAACCTGGTTCCATCGCCGTCATCGGCCCCTGCCGGCATCCGGGCGTCCTCACGCAAAAGCTCGTTGCCTGCCTGCAGGAAATTGAAGCCGGCCACCCCGTCACCCTGGTCGGGATCGACGAAGATGTTCCGTTTCACGGCAAGAGTGTCCGCAGTGTGGATGCCTTGGAGGCCTGTCCCGATCTCGCAATCTATCTGGCAACGGCCGAGGCCGCACCGGAGATCATCGCCAAGCTGGCGGCAGGCGGCACCAAGGCCGTCCTGATCCCCTCCCCCGGCTACGAGACCTGGCCGGAAGAGCTGATGCAGGCCTGCCGGGAGGCTGCGCAAACGTCAAATCTTCGCCTGATCGGACCGGGCACTCTTGGTCTGGCGGTGCCCGCACGGCGTCTCAACGCACTTTTGAGTGCCGAGGCTCCCGAAAAGGGCGAAGTCGCCTTCATTTCCCGATCCGGCGCTGTCCTCAATGCCACCTTGTCCTGGGCAAAGGCCCACAGGACCGGCTTTTCGGCGGTCGTCTCGCTTGGCGCGCGCATGGATGTCGATATCGGCGACCTGATCGACTATTTCGCGCAGGACTACCGCACACGCGCCATTGTGCTGCACCTGGAAGGCATCGCGGTGCCGCGGAAATTCATCTCCGCCGCCCGTGCTGCCGCCCGCAGCAAGCCTGTGATCGTGATCCGCTCGGGAAAGAGCCGCGATTCCGGCGGCACCGGCCGCACCCACGCCGGACGACTGGCGCGGACGGACATGGTCTATGAGACCGTGTTCCGGAGAACCGGTCTGTTGCGGGTACACGATCTGGACGAAATGTTCGAAGCGCTCGAAACCTTGTCGCACATCCGCGTGCCACGATGTGAGAACCTCGCCGTGATCGCCAACGGCCGCAGTCTCGCCAGCCTTGCCGTTGACCGGATGCTGGATCTTGGCGGGCAGTTTGCCGACCTTGGCGAGGAGACGCGTTCGGCGCTTTCCGAGATCAGCCGGACCTATGCCGATCTCGACGGCACGCCGGCTGCCGGCGGCTCCGTGATCCTCAAGGAAAGCGTGACGCCGGAAAACATCACGGACGCGATTACCACGGTCCTGAAGGATCCCCAGGTGGATGGCGCGATCGTGCTTCAGGCCGCCAGTGCGTTCCAGCCGCTGCCGGCCATCGCAAAGGCGATCAGCGACGCGGCGACGGCCGACCGCCGCCGGACCGGCCGGCGAAAGGCGCTTGTTGCCGGGCTGATCGGTGGTGACGGCGCGGTCCGGGCGGCCTTGTCGGACTCCAGGATACCGAACTATGCCAGCCCGGCGGAGGCCGCGCGCAGCCTGATGCACCTGGCCCATGACGCTCAGGCCCGCGAATTCCTGATGGCCGTCCCCCCGAGCCTGCCAAGCAGTTTCACGCCGGATATCCAGGCTGCCAGGGCGGTTGTCGAGGCCGCCCTGGAAGAAGGCCGCACGTGGCTCAGCCCTCCTGAGGTCGTGTCGGTCCTGACGGCCTATGACCTGCCGATCATGGCCACCGAAATGGCCGAGACACCGGACGGTGCCGCTGAGCTCTCTCGCAAGTTTTTCGAGAAATCCGGCCATTGCGTCGCCAAGCTCATCTCGCCTGACCTTCCCTTCAAGTCCCATATCGATGGGGTCCGGCTTGGACTGGAAAGCCCGGACGCGGTTCGGCACGCCGCCGCAGAGCTGATCGAAAAGACCAGCTGCGCGTTCCCGGAGGCGCGCATCGCCGGCATCTCCATTCACCCGATGCTGGAAGACCGGCACGGCATGGAACTTTACATGGGCCTGGCGGAAACGCGGGAATTCGGTCCGGTGCTTGTCTTCGGCCATGGCGGCACATCGATCGAGGAGAATATCGATATCGCGCTGGAACTGCCGCCGCTCGATCTCAATCTGGCCGAAGCCATGATCGGCCGCACGCGGGTTGCGCGTCTGCTTGAGGGAGGGCCGGCACGGCCCGCCCTCGACAAGGCTGCCCTGGGCGCGGCGCTGGTCAAGCTTTCGCAGATCACCATCGATATTCCGGAAATTCAGGAGCTCGACATCAATCCGATGGTGTCGCTGCCCTCGGGCCTGATCGCGCTGGACGCGCGCATGACGCTGTGCCATTCGGAAAAGCGGCCGGGGCGGACTGGTGCGTCGCGCCTTGCCATCGCCCCCTACCCGCAGGAATGGGAACAGACCCTGACCCTGAAGGGGGAGCGGAACGTTTTTGTCCGGCCGGTCCGGCCGGAGGACGAAGACCTCTTCAAGGCCTTTTTTGAAGCCGTCACACCGGAAGACCTCCGCCTCAGATTCTTTGCGCCGGTGCGCGACTTCAGCCATCGTTTCCTGGCCCGCCTGACGCAACTCGACTATGCCCGCGCCATCGCCTTTGCCGCAATTGATCCGGAGGACGGCAAGTTGCTCGGCGTCGTCCGGCTGCACGCGGACCCGGACCACCAGACCGGCGAATATGCGGTAATGGTGCGGTCCGACCTGAAGGGTCTCGGCCTTGGCTGGGCGCTGATGAAGCTGATCATCCGCTATGCCAAGGCGGACGGGATCGAGACCATCAAGGGTGAAGTGCTGAAGGAAAACACCTCGATGATTTCCATGTGCCAGGCGCTCGGATTTACCGTGGGCACCTCTCCGGACGATCCGGGCATCGCTCTGGTGACGCTGCCGGTGAAGGACGTGCCGGAGGAAATGTGA
- a CDS encoding thiamine pyrophosphate-binding protein, producing MAEKTGGALLVEALERHGAERVFCVPGESYLAVLDALYDADIPVTVCRQEGGAAMMADTYGKLTGKPGICMVTRGPGATNASAGVHIAAQDSTPMILFIGQIERGMREREAFQEVDYRQMFGGIAKWVAEIDHADRVPEFLSRAYHVATSGRPGPVVLALPEDMLVETADIAQPPAWQQVETHPGLTQMADLQKRLWAAERPIAVLGGSRWSEDAVAAFTRFAERFDLPVACSFRRQMLFDNLHENYAGDVGIGINPKLLARIKTSDLILLVGGRLSEMPSQSYSLLDIPAPAQQLVHVHPDAEELGRVYRPSLAIHASPTAFCKAAEGLQPPAELKGAGEAAKAHQNYLDWSGARPETPGALQMAGVMDWLESNLAEDTICTNGAGNYATWLHRFHRFRRYGTQAAPTSGSMGYGLPAAVAAKLAFPEREVVCFAGDGCLQMTMQEFGTACQDGANIIVLVIDNGMYGTIRMHQERTYPGRPSATKLSNPDFAALARSYGAFGETVETTDQFGPAFERARTSGLPAMLHLKIDPEAITPAASLSQIRAAAEAK from the coding sequence ATGGCTGAGAAGACCGGCGGCGCATTGCTGGTGGAGGCGCTGGAGCGCCACGGTGCGGAACGGGTGTTCTGCGTGCCCGGAGAAAGCTATCTGGCCGTGCTGGATGCGCTTTACGACGCCGACATTCCAGTCACGGTCTGCCGCCAGGAAGGTGGGGCGGCGATGATGGCCGACACCTATGGCAAGCTGACCGGAAAACCGGGCATCTGCATGGTCACGCGCGGGCCGGGGGCGACCAACGCGTCGGCCGGCGTCCACATCGCGGCCCAGGACTCCACGCCGATGATCCTGTTTATCGGCCAGATCGAACGCGGCATGCGCGAGCGCGAGGCCTTCCAGGAGGTCGACTATCGTCAGATGTTCGGCGGTATCGCCAAATGGGTGGCCGAGATCGATCACGCGGACCGCGTGCCGGAGTTCCTTTCGCGTGCCTATCATGTCGCCACGTCCGGCCGTCCCGGTCCTGTCGTGCTGGCGCTGCCGGAAGACATGCTGGTTGAAACGGCTGACATTGCGCAGCCGCCGGCCTGGCAACAGGTCGAAACCCATCCCGGGCTGACCCAGATGGCGGACCTGCAAAAGCGCCTCTGGGCGGCCGAGCGGCCGATTGCGGTCCTGGGTGGCAGCCGCTGGTCGGAAGATGCCGTGGCAGCCTTTACCCGCTTTGCCGAGCGTTTCGACTTGCCGGTGGCCTGTTCCTTCCGCCGCCAGATGCTGTTTGACAACCTGCATGAGAATTACGCCGGTGATGTCGGCATTGGCATCAACCCGAAGCTGCTGGCGCGCATCAAGACGTCCGACCTGATCCTGCTGGTCGGCGGGCGGCTTTCCGAAATGCCGAGCCAGTCCTATTCGCTGCTCGACATCCCGGCACCGGCGCAACAGCTGGTTCATGTGCATCCGGACGCGGAAGAACTGGGACGGGTCTATCGTCCCTCACTCGCGATCCACGCCAGCCCGACAGCCTTCTGCAAGGCGGCAGAAGGTCTTCAGCCCCCGGCTGAGCTGAAAGGCGCCGGGGAGGCCGCAAAGGCCCATCAGAACTATCTCGACTGGTCCGGTGCCCGGCCTGAAACACCGGGCGCCTTGCAGATGGCGGGGGTCATGGACTGGCTGGAGAGCAATCTCGCCGAGGACACGATCTGCACCAATGGTGCCGGGAATTACGCCACCTGGCTGCATCGCTTCCACAGGTTCCGCCGCTATGGCACGCAGGCTGCGCCGACCTCCGGCTCCATGGGCTATGGCCTGCCGGCGGCCGTTGCCGCAAAGCTCGCCTTTCCGGAGCGCGAAGTGGTCTGTTTTGCCGGTGACGGTTGCCTGCAGATGACCATGCAGGAATTCGGCACGGCCTGTCAGGACGGAGCCAACATCATCGTGCTGGTGATCGACAACGGCATGTATGGAACGATCCGAATGCATCAGGAGCGGACCTATCCGGGCCGTCCGTCGGCCACCAAACTGTCCAATCCGGACTTCGCTGCCCTGGCCAGAAGCTATGGAGCGTTTGGCGAAACAGTCGAGACCACCGATCAGTTCGGCCCGGCGTTCGAACGCGCCCGCACCTCCGGCCTGCCGGCAATGCTGCATCTGAAGATCGACCCGGAAGCGATCACACCGGCGGCAAGCCTCAGCCAGATCCGGGCGGCGGCGGAAGCGAAGTAA
- a CDS encoding TRAP transporter small permease subunit — MMTTDPGGRSPSERPVTYIRFDGWLGHVENAFNMFAAFSILALMLLAVAQVVGRIFNAPVPGFIDITEQAMAIFAFAGVAYCQRVGGHIRMEIVLGKLSGRTLYIFEMIGVILIAFTVALLVWGSWYHFERALNIGDSTMDIRLPTWPSKLMVTIALSLLFLRLLMQIYGYARLVAHPDREPIAVPVIEGVEEHAKHEIEEAFGEEDDKGGAK; from the coding sequence ATGATGACAACTGATCCCGGTGGACGTTCCCCCTCGGAACGCCCGGTTACCTATATCCGTTTCGATGGCTGGCTCGGCCACGTTGAAAATGCCTTCAACATGTTCGCCGCCTTTTCGATCCTGGCCTTGATGCTGCTCGCGGTAGCGCAGGTCGTTGGCCGGATCTTCAACGCGCCGGTTCCCGGCTTTATCGACATCACCGAACAGGCCATGGCCATCTTCGCCTTCGCGGGCGTTGCCTATTGCCAGAGGGTCGGCGGTCATATCCGTATGGAGATCGTGCTCGGCAAGCTCAGCGGACGCACGCTCTACATCTTCGAGATGATCGGCGTCATCCTGATCGCCTTCACGGTTGCCCTTCTGGTCTGGGGCTCCTGGTATCACTTTGAGCGCGCGCTCAACATCGGCGACAGCACGATGGATATCCGGCTGCCGACCTGGCCGTCCAAACTGATGGTAACCATCGCGCTCAGCCTTCTGTTCCTGCGGCTTCTCATGCAGATCTATGGCTATGCACGCCTCGTCGCGCATCCTGACCGGGAGCCGATCGCGGTTCCGGTGATCGAGGGTGTCGAAGAACACGCCAAACATGAAATCGAAGAAGCCTTCGGTGAAGAAGACGACAAGGGAGGTGCCAAATGA